The window CGAGCGCCAGCGTCACGGTCTCCTCCACGCCCGCCTTCGTACGGCTGACCCGCACCGTGGCGAGGCCGGGCCGCTCCGGGCTGCCCACGACCACGAACCAGGTCGGCTCGGGGGCCCGCGCGAACGCCACGTCCGTCAGCCGGCCCGGCGACCAGGGCAGGTTCGCCGGTTCGGCCGTGCCCCAGCCCGCCGGGGGCCGGCCGGTCAGCTCGCGCCACACCGTCTCCAGGGCTCCGCCCAGCACCAGCCGGTCGTCCGCGGGGTGGATGGTGCGGAAGGTGATGGCCAGCTGCCGCTCGGGGGTCTCGGTGACCTCCTTGTACGCGGCGGCCACCGGGGTCTGCGGGTCCTCCTCGGTGGCGGCCTCGGACACCACGGTGGCGAACATGCCCTCCTGCCAGCGCAGCACCGCACCCGAGAGCCCGTCGTAGTAGCCCTCCCGTTCGTCCTGCACGACCCACCGCGAGGGCCACTCCGGCATGTTCGCCAGGACCGCCGGGGACAGCACGGTCCCGGGCGGGGTGACGACCTGCAGGCCCCGCTCGGCCGCCGCGGCGGCCCGGAAGGCGTCGGAGAGCCAGGCCGTCATGGCGACGACGGGGCGGTCCATGATGACCACGGCGACGTGGGGGGTCAGCACGTCGACGGCGGGCTGCGCGGCGGCCGGCGTGGGCGCGACGCCGACCCCGTCGGTCTTCACCACGCTCACCGACCGCGTCGCCTCCGGCGGCCAGGCCGTCCCCCCGGCCAGGGAGGCGAGGCGGGCGGCGAAGGTCCCGGCCAGGCGCACGGCGTCGGGGACACCGGTGGTGGCGCGGGCCTCCGTCCACCAGTACGGAACGCGCGGCGGGGTGGCCCCGAGCAGCCGCTCGGCCTCGCCCTCGACCTGCACCAGCATCGGCGCCTCGATCGAGACCAGCGGCCGTCCCTGCTCGTCGCAGAGCTGGATGACCGCTCCCTCGCCCGTCGCGTTCACCAGCTTGTCCGGGCCTCCGGAGAGGAGACCGGCGAGCACCGCCCACGGCTCGGGCATCCGTTGGGTGAGGGCTATGACGTCCTTGGTCATGTGGTCGTGGGGTCCTTCGCAGGTCGTCGGTTCGGCAGGCGCGCGTTATTCGGGCGTGTACACGGTCTGGATCAGGCGGTTGGACTGGCCCCTGCGGACGAGCACCCCGCGCCCGGCCGGCTGCTGGGAGGCGTACACCCCCGGGAAGAGCTGTCCCTCGCTCCGGTCGCCCGCCATGACGATCGCCGAGGCCCCCGATTCGCGCAGGCCCTGCACCAGCGGCTCGTACATGCCGCGCGAGGCGCCCGCGACGCGGCGCGTCAGGACGAAGTGCAGGCCGATGTCCATCGCGGCCGGGATGTACGGAACGAACGGGGCGAGCGGTGACTGCCCCGCGGTGGTGAGCACGTCGTAGTCGTCGACGAGGACCACGATTCGCGGTCCGCCGCCCCAGCTGCCGGGCTCCAGGTCCTCCAGCGGGGCGCTGTCGTCGGGCAGCCGCCGCTCCAGCTCCGCGGCGATGCCAGCAGCCAGCCCGGCGCACATCTTGGAGTTGTAGGCGTAGCCGCCGTTGAACTCCTCCGGGACCACACCGCGCAGGCTGCGCCGGGGGTCCATGATCGCGAAGACCAGTTCGTCCTGGCCGTATCGCTCGATGAGGCCGCCGGCGATCGTCTTCAGCAGGTTGGTCTTGCCGCACTCGCTGTCGCCCATGACCAGCAGGTGCTGGTCGTGGTGGAACAGGTCGAGGAGTACGGGCGCCAGTGCGGTCTGGTCGAGACCGATCGGCACCCGCTGGGGCTCGCCGACCGGACCCGGCAGCAGGTGCGGTTCCAGCAGGTGCGGCAGCACCCGGACCGGCTGGGCCGCCTCGCCGCTCCAGGTGGCGCGGATCGTACGGGCCGTGCGCTCCAGCACCGACCCCAGCTCGGAGGTGTCGCGGAGGCCGTCCGTGCGGGGCAGTGCCACCTGTGCGAAGAGCTTGCCGTCGGTGAGGACGCGGCCCGGCTCGTCGGGCGACAGGGTCTCGGCGAGCTTGCGCTCGATGCTGGACTCGCTGGGGTCGTTGAGGCGCAGCTCGACGCGCGTGCCGAAGTTCGACTGGGTGGCGATGCGGACGTCGTTCCAGCGGAGCATGCCCGCGACGACGTGGATGCCGTAGCCGCCACCGCGCTTGAGGATGTCGACGATGGCGTCGTCGAGCTCCTCGAAGTCGTCGCGCAGCGCGCCGAAGCCGTCGATGACCAGGACGATCTCGGCGGAGGCCAGCCGGGGCAGCCGGCCGGCCGCGTGCAGGCTGCGCAGCTGCTCGACGGAGTCGATGCCGTGCTCGCG is drawn from Streptomyces sp. NBC_01232 and contains these coding sequences:
- a CDS encoding DUF6177 family protein; its protein translation is MTKDVIALTQRMPEPWAVLAGLLSGGPDKLVNATGEGAVIQLCDEQGRPLVSIEAPMLVQVEGEAERLLGATPPRVPYWWTEARATTGVPDAVRLAGTFAARLASLAGGTAWPPEATRSVSVVKTDGVGVAPTPAAAQPAVDVLTPHVAVVIMDRPVVAMTAWLSDAFRAAAAAERGLQVVTPPGTVLSPAVLANMPEWPSRWVVQDEREGYYDGLSGAVLRWQEGMFATVVSEAATEEDPQTPVAAAYKEVTETPERQLAITFRTIHPADDRLVLGGALETVWRELTGRPPAGWGTAEPANLPWSPGRLTDVAFARAPEPTWFVVVGSPERPGLATVRVSRTKAGVEETVTLALGYGADEEPPLDALPRTAEALATRHHLQSMLVQLRKARRDLLVPPRFEGPGVPLAFVLGSEEVRGMPDDRARRTPLAQQPVRLGPKTRPAYYYPLPGDPSDLSGWADFERLVSHLKGV